In one Nicotiana tomentosiformis chromosome 6, ASM39032v3, whole genome shotgun sequence genomic region, the following are encoded:
- the LOC104095813 gene encoding protein S40-7-like translates to MDSGRRGGVNNYRYLRKPPYSDRLLGIFSTAHSLSQPSTSTSTYPSTSAAGDELSEHDIFDVSSDAIHHSIPSTSTSPNTNHHRSHQKHFGILAALPESESHAPALLSVSSSSSSSSTSSARLIPTIPKRPPSVDRVKYLQSAPVNVPVISAVGGQRGRHFDDVDDDDDDDDDDVDNSEILPPHELVASRQTPILASSVLEGTGRKLKGRDLRQVRNAIWRKTENICNLKAC, encoded by the exons ATGGATTCAGGCCGCCGCGGCGGAGTCAATAATTACCGGTACCTTCGGAAACCACCGTATTCCGATCGGCTCCTCGGCATTTTCTCCACCGCTCACTCACTATCCCAACCCTCTACCTCCACCTCCACTTACCCTTCCACTTCCGCCGCTGGAGATGAGCTCAGCGAGCACGACATCTTCGACGTGTCTTCTGACGCTATTCACCACTCTATTCCTTCAACCTCAACGAGCCCCAATACTAATCACCATCGCTCTCACCAGAAACATTTCGGTATCCTAGCCGCGCTGCCGGAGTCTGAGTCCCACGCGCCTGCTTTGCTCTCTGTCTCTTCATCCTCCTCGTCTTCCTCCACATCGTCGGCTCGTTTGATTCCTACAATACCTAAACGGCCGCCATCGGTGGATCGGGTTAAATATCTCCAGTCCGCACCGGTGAATGTGCCTGTAATTTCGGCAGTAGGGGGGCAAAGAGGCCGTCATTTCGACGACGttgacgatgatgatgacgatgacgaCGACGACGTGGATAACAGCGAGATATTACCGCCACATGAACTTGTTGCTTCGAGGCAGACGCCGATTTTGGCATCCTCTGTGCTTGAGGGAACTGGGAGGAAGTTGAAAGGGAGGGATTTGAGGCAGGTCCGAAATGCCATTTGGCGGAAGACAG AGAATATAtgtaatttgaaagcatgttaa
- the LOC104099022 gene encoding uncharacterized protein, with product MAPSYQLGFALFITLAVATLQFSSCHVLKGSVTCLDCNQHSDLSGIKVSVKCNQVKTLAMATTEEDGSFETNLPFDTTPTSTAAHICYAKILGGPKQLFVSKKDTDPTVVKSQEDDSSYTISKPLKFYTNYSKFGSSKTIDLPVPKEWGLAPTSYYIPFIPIIGIP from the exons ATGGCACCATCTTATCAGCTTGGATTTGCACTATTCATCACTTTGGCTGTTGCCACCCTTCAGTTTTCCTCTTGCCATGTCTTGAAAGGTTCTGTCACTTGCCTAGACTGCAACCAGCATTCTGATCTCTCAG GAATTAAGGTTTCAGTGAAGTGTAACCAGGTGAAAACATTGGCCATGGCTACAACAGAAGAAGATGGCTCTTTTGAGACAAACCTTCCCTTTGACACTACACCAACATCAACAGCTGCACACATTTGCTATGCCAAGATTCTTGGAGGTCCTAAGCAGCTATTTGTTTCAAAAAAAGACACAGACCCAACAGTTGTCAAGTCTCAAGAAGATGATAGTTCCTACACAATCTCTAAACCCTTAAAATTCTACACAAATTACTCAAAGTTTGGTTCATCCAAGACTATTGATCTACCAGTTCCAAAGGAGTGGGGACTTGCACCAACTAGCTATTATATCCCTTTCATCCCCATCATTGGCATACCTTAA
- the LOC138894419 gene encoding uncharacterized protein, whose translation MRKDYYEDLIKKVKDKLHSGKGKLLSFGEKATLISSVLQSKFNVSSAWQILRHRADPNQDFKLMWIKGLPFKISFFLWRLWRQKIVIDDIWRRQGKMVMSRCWCYQQPQEESIEHIFVTSSIASKVWNLFMGATGITVQLIQLKQIIRHWWYAQCCPKLKPLFQAVPVIITWELWKRRNASKHGGLVSTNRVIHEINRTLHQLARVSSLGFCVRDDEGDVVYARAVDLGVTTNVVVESKAILQGLEYCVEHDLHPLILETDSLVMKKAIKRE comes from the exons ATgaggaaggactattatgaggatcttatcaagaaggtgaaagATAAATTGCATTCTGGGAAAGGAAAGTTGTTGTCATTTGGAGAaaaggcaacactcatctctagtgtgttgcaaa gcaagttcaatgttagcagtgcttggcaaatattaaggcatagggCTGATCCTAATCAGGACttcaagttaatgtggattaaaggtttgccattcaagatatccttcttcttgtggagattgtggaggcagaaaatagTCATCGATGACATATGGAGGAGGCAAGGGAaaatggtgatgtctaggtgttggtgttatcagcagccccaagaggaatccattgagcatatatttgtcacaagttCTATtgcctctaaggtatggaacttgttcatgggggctACTGGAATTActgtgcaattgattcaattgaagcagattataaggcattggtggtatgctcagtgttgtccaaaattaaagccattatttcaagcagtaccagttatcatcacttgggagctttGGAAAAGAAGAAATGCAAGTAAACATGGGGGTTTAgtgtccacaaatagggtgattcatgagataaataggacattgcatcaactggcaagggtgag ctccctaggcttttgtgtgagggatgatgaaggtgatgtggtgtatgctagggcagtagacctggGAGTGACAACTAATGTGGTAGTTGAAtctaaggctattcttcaagggttggaatacTGTGTGGAGCATGATCTTCACCCTCTCATATTGGAGACTGATTCACtggtgatgaagaaggcgatAAAAAGGGAATGa
- the LOC104102869 gene encoding vesicle-associated membrane protein 714 isoform X2, whose protein sequence is MAILYAVVARGTTVLAEFSAVTGNTGAVARRILEKLPGETESRLCFSQDRYIFHILRSDGFSFLCMANDTFGRRIPFSYLEDIQMRFMKNYSKVASYAPAYAMNDEFSRVLHQQMEFFSSNPSADTLNRVRGEVGEIRTIMVNNIEKILERGDRIELLVDKTATMQDSAFHFRKQSKRLRRALWMKNAKLLALLTCLIVLFLYLIIAACCGGITLPSCRS, encoded by the exons ATGGCGATACTGTATGCGGTTGTGGCGAGAGGCACAACGGTGCTGGCGGAGTTCAGTGCGGTGACAGGGAACACAGGGGCGGTGGCGCGAAGAATATTGGAAAAGCTTCCAGGTGAAACGGAATCGAGGCTTTGTTTCTCTCAGGATCGATACATCTTCCACATACTCCGATCTGACGGATTCAGCTTCCTTTGTATGGCCAACGACACCTTCGGAA GGAGGATTCCTTTCTCATACCTGGAGGATATTCAGATGAGGTTCATGAAGAACTACAGCAAGGTGGCTTCTTATGCTCCTGCCTATGCCATGAATGATGAATTCTCAAGGGTCTTACATCAGCAAATGGAGTTCTTTTCAAGTAATCCAAGTGCAGATACACTAAATCGTGTCAGAGGAGAAGTTGGTGAG ATACGCACCATCATGGTTAATAATATTGAGAAAATACTTGAAAGAGGGGATCGGATTGAGCTCCTTGTTGACAAAACAGCAACGATGCAAGACAGTGCATTTCATTTCAGGAAACAGTCAAAGCGCCTTAGGAGAGCTctttggatgaaaaatgcaaagcTCCT GGCGTTGTTAACATGCCTGATTGTGCTGTTCCTTTACTTGATAATTGCTGCTTGTTGTGGAGGCATCACTCTACCTTCCTGCAGATCATGA
- the LOC104102869 gene encoding vesicle-associated membrane protein 714 isoform X1, protein MAILYAVVARGTTVLAEFSAVTGNTGAVARRILEKLPGETESRLCFSQDRYIFHILRSDGFSFLCMANDTFGRRIPFSYLEDIQMRFMKNYSKVASYAPAYAMNDEFSRVLHQQMEFFSSNPSADTLNRVRGEVGEIRTIMVNNIEKILERGDRIELLVDKTATMQDSAFHFRKQSKRLRRALWMKNAKLLKCLIYYCEWMCIVGQTAYVSLGVVNMPDCAVPLLDNCCLLWRHHSTFLQIMNSLVRNTIAACSMVQIFKWI, encoded by the exons ATGGCGATACTGTATGCGGTTGTGGCGAGAGGCACAACGGTGCTGGCGGAGTTCAGTGCGGTGACAGGGAACACAGGGGCGGTGGCGCGAAGAATATTGGAAAAGCTTCCAGGTGAAACGGAATCGAGGCTTTGTTTCTCTCAGGATCGATACATCTTCCACATACTCCGATCTGACGGATTCAGCTTCCTTTGTATGGCCAACGACACCTTCGGAA GGAGGATTCCTTTCTCATACCTGGAGGATATTCAGATGAGGTTCATGAAGAACTACAGCAAGGTGGCTTCTTATGCTCCTGCCTATGCCATGAATGATGAATTCTCAAGGGTCTTACATCAGCAAATGGAGTTCTTTTCAAGTAATCCAAGTGCAGATACACTAAATCGTGTCAGAGGAGAAGTTGGTGAG ATACGCACCATCATGGTTAATAATATTGAGAAAATACTTGAAAGAGGGGATCGGATTGAGCTCCTTGTTGACAAAACAGCAACGATGCAAGACAGTGCATTTCATTTCAGGAAACAGTCAAAGCGCCTTAGGAGAGCTctttggatgaaaaatgcaaagcTCCT GAAATGCTTAATTTACTATTGCGAGTGGATGTGCATAGTTGGGCAAACAGCATATGTATCACTG GGCGTTGTTAACATGCCTGATTGTGCTGTTCCTTTACTTGATAATTGCTGCTTGTTGTGGAGGCATCACTCTACCTTCCTGCAGATCATGAATTCTTTGGTAAGGAACACCATAGCTGCCTGTAGTATGGTTCAGATTTTCAAATGGATTTAG
- the LOC104102870 gene encoding neoxanthin synthase, chloroplastic: METLLKPFPSPLLSTPTPHRSIFQLNSPFLNPTTQNFSRKVHHRNKSSSKIFCSFLDLSPTSKPESLDVEISWVDPNLGRALFDVIIIGAGPAGLRLAEQVSRYGIKVCCVDSSPLSMWPNNYGVWVDEFEKLGLEDCLDHKWPMTCVHINDNKTKYLGRPYGRVSRKKLKLKLLNSCVENGVKFYKAKVWKVEHEEFESSVICDDGRKIRGSLIVDASGFASPFIEYDKPRNHGYQIAHGILAEVDNHPFDLDKMVLMDWRDSHLGNEPYLRVNNTKEPTFLYAMPFDRNLVFLEETSLVSRPVLSYREVKNRMVARLRHLGIKVRSVIEDEKCVIPMGGPLPRIPQNVMAIGGNSGIVHPSTGYMVARTMALAPVLAEAIAEGLGSTRMIRGCPLYHRVWNGLWPLERRSVRECYSFGMETLLKLDLKGTRRLFDAFFDLDPKYWQGFLSSRLSVKELAILSLYLFGHASNLARFDIVTKCPVPLARMIGNLAVETI, translated from the coding sequence ATGGAAACTCTTCTCAAACCTTTTCCATCTCCTTTACTTTCCACTCCTACACCTCACAGGTCTATTTTTCAACTGAATTCTCCTTTTCTGAATCCAACCACCCAGAACTTTTCAAGAAAAGTTCATCACAGAAACAAAAGTAGTAGTAAAATTTTTTGTAGCTTTCTTGACTTATCACCCACATCAAAACCAGAGTCTTTAGATGTTGAAATCTCATGGGTTGATCCTAATTTGGGCCGGGCTCTATTCGACGTGATCATCATCGGAGCTGGACCTGCGGGCCTCCGGCTGGCTGAGCAAGTATCAAGATATGGTATTAAGGTATGTTGTGTCGACTCTTCACCACTTTCCATGTGGCCAAATAATTATGGTGTTTGGGTTGATGAGTTTGAGAAGTTAGGATTAGAAGATTGTTTAGATCATAAGTGGCCTATGACTTGTGTTCATATAAATGATAACAAGACTAAGTATTTGGGAAGACCATATGGTAGAGTCAGTAGAAAGAAGTTGAAGTTGAAATTGTTGAATAGTTGTGTTGAAAATGGAGTGAAGTTTTATAAAGCCAAGGTTTGGAAAGTGGAGCATGAAGAATTTGAGTCTTCAGTTATTTGTGATGATGGTAGGAAGATAAGGGGTAGTTTGATTGTAGATGCAAGTGGTTTTGCTAGTCCTTTTATAGAATATGACAAGCCAAGAAATCATGGTTATCAAATTGCTCATGGGATTTTAGCAGAAGTGGATAATCATCCATTTGATTTGGATAAAATGGTGCTTATGGATTGGAGGGATTCTCATTTGGGAAATGAGCCATATTTGAGGGTGAACAATACTAAAGAACCAACATTCTTGTATGCAATGCCATTTGATAGGAATTTGGTATTCTTGGAAGAGACTTCTTTGGTGAGTCGGCCTGTGTTATCGTATAGGGAAGTGAAAAATAGGATGGTGGCAAGGTTAAGGCATTTGGGGATCAAAGTGAGAAGTGTTATTGAGGATGAGAAATGTGTGATCCCTATGGGAGGACCACTTCCGCGGATCCCTCAAAATGTTATGGCAATTGGTGGAAATTCAGGGATAGTTCATCCATCGACAGGGTACATGGTGGCTCGGACCATGGCTTTGGCACCAGTATTGGCTGAGGCCATTGCTGAAGGTCTTGGATCAACCAGAATGATAAGAGGGTGTCCACTTTACCATAGAGTTTGGAATGGTTTGTGGCCTTTGGAGAGAAGAAGTGTGAGAGAATGTTACTCTTTTGGGATGGAGACTTTGTTGAAGCTTGATTTGAAAGGGACTAGGAGATTGTTTGATGCTTTCTTTGATCTTGATCCTAAATACTGGCAAGGTTTCCTTTCCTCAAGGTTGTCTGTCAAAGAACTTGCTATACTCAGCTTGTACCTTTTTGGGCATGCCTCAAATTTGGCTAGGTTTGATATTGTTACAAAATGCCCTGTGCCCTTGGCTAGAATGATTGGTAATCTAGCAGTAGAGACCATTTGA